The DNA segment CGTGGACACCTGAGGCAGGACCCGGTAGGTGCCCGATGGGGGTGCCTGCACCGAGGGGCTGCTGGCGACGGTCATGATGCGCCCTCTTCACTCCCCCGTGGTCCGACCAGCGAAGCACCAACGCAGTGCTGCCGCCATGGCTTCGCGCGCGCCACAGGTGAGCAGCCCGGTCTGGGCGGCCCACGACGGCCTTCAGCCTCCTGAGGGCTACCCGACGGCGACCGACGCGTCCGGGGCCGCCTGCGTCGCGCCGGCCGGACGCGGGGGGAGCTCGCTCTCCGGGACCGTCAACGGGAAGTGGCACGCCGCCTGGTGCCCGGGCAGCAGCTCGACCAGCTGCGGCTCCTCCTCGGCGCACTTCAGCTGGGCGCGGGGGCACCGGGTGCGGAACCGGCAACCGCTCGGCGGGTCCACCGGCGAAGGCGGCTCCCCCGGCAGCGAGACCGGCTTGTTGGCCCGGCCGGTCGCCGGGTCGATCCGCGGGATCGAGTCCAGCAGCGCCGAGGTGTAGGGGTGCAGCGGCTGCCGGTAGATCCCCTCGGCCGGCCCGATCTCGGCCAGCTGGCCCAGGTACATGACCGCGACCCGGTCGCTGACCTGCTTGACCAGCGCCAGGTCGTGGGCGATGAACAGGTAGGACAGGTTGAGGTCGCGGCGGAGCTTCTCGAACAGGTTGAGCACCTGGGCCTGGATGAGCACGTCGAGGGAGGAGACGGCTTCGTCGCAGATGACCAGCGCGGGGTCCAGGGCGATCGCCCGGGCGATGGCCACCCGCTGGCACTGCCCACCGGAGATCTCGTGCGGCCGCCGTCGGGCGTACTGGGACGGGTCCAGGCCGACCAGGTCCAGCAGCTCGTCGACCCGGCGCTTGCGGGAGCTCGCGCTGCCCTCGCCGTACCCGATCAGCGGCTCCTCGACGAGCTCGGAGATCCGCCACCGCGGGTTCAGCGAGCCGAACGGGTCCTGGTAGACCATCTGCATCTGCCGGCGGGCCTGCTTGAGGTCCCGTCGGCGCAGCTTCATCAGGTCCGTGCCCTGGAACTCGACCTCGCCCGACTTGGGCCGTGGCGCCTGGATCACCGACCGGGCCAGGGTGGACTTGCCGGACCCGGTCTCACCCACCACACCGAGCGTCTCGCCCGCGTACACGTCGAAGGACACGTTGGACACGGCGTGCACGACACCGCCCTTGACGCCCCCGGCGCCGCGCACCGGGAACTCCTGCACCAGGTTCCGGGCGCGGAGCAGCGTGGTCCTCGGCGGCACGGGTCGGCCCTGCGGTTGCTGCTCGGTGGCGGTCACTGGGCGGCTCCCTGGTCGTGTGCGGTGGAGTGGTGGGCCGCCGCGGTCGCCGGTGCCGCGGCGGCGGTGACCGCCGGCGCGGTGTCGAGCTCGGTGCCGGCGGGGTGCCAGCACGCGTACCAGTGGTCCGGCTCGTGCTCCAGGAACGGCGGGTGCTCCAGGCACTTGTCGGTGGCGTTGGGGCACCGCGGCCGGAACGGGCAGCCCCGGGGCAGCGCGCTCATGTCCGGCGGCTGCCCGGGGGTGACCGGCAGCATCGAGTGCGGCTCGCGCTCCAGGGCGGGGATCGCCCCGAGGAGGGCGCGGGTGTAGGGCATCCGGACGTTGGAGAACAACGTCTGGACCGGGGCGTGCTCGACGGCCCGCCCGGCGTACATGACCACGACGTCCTCGGCGTAGCTGGCCGCCAGCCCGAGGTCGTGGCTGATCATGATGACCGCCATGCCCAACCGCTCCCGGAGCTCGACGAGCAGCTCCATGATCTGCGCCTGGGTGGTGACGTCCAGGGCCGTGGTGGCCTCGTCGGCGATCAGCAGTCGCGGCTCGCCGGCCAGCGCGATGGCGATCATCACCCGCTGCCGCATGCCGCCGGACAGCTGGTGCGGGTACTCGTGGAAACGGCGCTCGGGCGCGGGCAGCCGCACCAGCCGCAGCAGCTCGACGGCCCGGTCCTGCGCGCCCTTCTTGTCCAGGTCGGCGTGCGCCCGCACGGCCTCGGTGATCTGGGCGCCGATCTTCATGGTCGGGTTCAGCGAGCGCGCCGGGTCCTGGAAGACCATGGCGATGTCCCCGCCGCGCAGCTTCCGCAGCTCCTTCTCGTCGAGCCCGATGAGCTCCCGGCCGTCGAGCCGGATCGACCCGGTGATCGTCGCCGTCCCGGGCAGCAGGCCCATGAGGGCCCGGGAGCTGACGCTCTTGCCGGAACCGGACTCGCCGATGATCGCCATCAGCCTGCCGGGGACCATCTCGTAGGAGAGGCCGTTGACGGCGTTGATCCGCCGCCCGCCGCGGGTGAACTGGACCCGGAGGTCCTCCACGGTCAGCAACGGCTCCCCCGGGACGGGCTCGGCGCGGTGTCCCCCCGCCGGGGCGCGGGAGTCGATCATGCCCGTGCTGACGGAGGCGTCGCCGGTGGCGTACGTGGTCCGGTCGGCTCTCATCGTCCGCTCCAGCGGGATCGCAGGTTCTCACCGAGGAGGTTGAAGGAGAGCACGGTGAGCAGCAGGGCGAGGCTGGGCCACACCACCAGCATCGGCGTCGCCGAGAGGCTCAGCTGGCCGTCTGCCACCATGTTCCCCCAGCTCGGCGCGGGGGCGGGGATGCCGAGACCGAGGAAGCTCAACGCTCCCTCGATGATGATCACGATGCCCATGCCCAGCATGGCGAAGGTGATCAGCTGCGGGGCGATGTTGGGCGCGAGGTGCTTGAACAGCACCCGCCACGCCGGCGTCCCGCAGAGCTCGGCGGCGGCCATGAACGGCTGGCCGCGGAGCCGGAGCACCGCGGAGCGGGCCACCCGGGCGACCGCCGGGATGCTGAAGAACGCCAGCGCGAGGATCGTGTTGCGGATGCTGGGCCCGAGCGCCTGCGCCACCGCCAGGGTGAGCACCAGGGACGGGAAGGCGATGAGCACGTCGAGGACCCGCATGATCACGGTGTCGACGGCGCCGCCGACGTAGCCGGACAGCGCGCCCAGCGTGCCGCCCACGACCAGGCCCACGATGTTGACCGTCGCGGCGATGAACAGCGATGCCCGGCCGCCGTGGAGCAGGCGCGACAAGATGTCGTTGCCGTTGGGGTCGGTGCCCAGCAGGTGCCCCGGCGACCCGGCGGGCAGGTAGCTCTCCAGGACGTTGCCGCCGACCGGCTTGGGCAGCCCGAACAGGGCCGGGCCCAGGAAGCAGGCACCCACGATGAGCACGATCGCGCCACCGGGCAGCCAGATGCCCCAGTGGCCGCGCCACCGGCGGCTGCCCGGGACCGCGTCGTCCTGGTCGGCGGCGGGGTTGTCGGCGACCTGGAGGGGTGTCTCAGCGAGAGCCATACCGGATCCTCGGGTCTAGGACGGCGTACATGAGGTCGACCAGCAGGTTCGCCAGCACGGCCACCAGGGCGAAGATCACCACGGCCGCCTGCACCACGACGAAGTCCCGGGTGTTGATGGCCTGGAGCAGCATCTGGCCGACGCCCGGCAGGGCGAAGATCTGCTCGATGATGACGGTGCCGCCGATCAGCGCGCCCAGGTTGAGGCCGACGACCGTGATCAGGCCGAAGGACGAGTTGCGGAAGGCGTGCCGCAGCAGCACCTGCCAGGAGCCGATGCCCTTCGCCCGGGCGGTGGTCACGTACTCCTCCTGCTGCAGCTGGTCGACCAGGTCACCGCGGAGGAAGCGGGTGTAGAAGCAGAACAGCGGCAGGCCGATGGCCGCCGAGGGCAGGATCATCGTCTTGAGGTTGGCCCACAGGCCGTCGGACAGGGGGGCGAACCCGATGGCCGGCAGCCAGCCGAGCGTCACCGCGAAGACGAGCACCAGGATCAGCGCCAGCACGTAGTTCGCCACCGACAGGCCCAGCGTGCTGATCATCATGCTGATCCGGTCCATCACGCCGTTCGGCTTGTGGGCGGCGAGCA comes from the Modestobacter italicus genome and includes:
- a CDS encoding ABC transporter ATP-binding protein; its protein translation is MTATEQQPQGRPVPPRTTLLRARNLVQEFPVRGAGGVKGGVVHAVSNVSFDVYAGETLGVVGETGSGKSTLARSVIQAPRPKSGEVEFQGTDLMKLRRRDLKQARRQMQMVYQDPFGSLNPRWRISELVEEPLIGYGEGSASSRKRRVDELLDLVGLDPSQYARRRPHEISGGQCQRVAIARAIALDPALVICDEAVSSLDVLIQAQVLNLFEKLRRDLNLSYLFIAHDLALVKQVSDRVAVMYLGQLAEIGPAEGIYRQPLHPYTSALLDSIPRIDPATGRANKPVSLPGEPPSPVDPPSGCRFRTRCPRAQLKCAEEEPQLVELLPGHQAACHFPLTVPESELPPRPAGATQAAPDASVAVG
- a CDS encoding ABC transporter ATP-binding protein, translating into MRADRTTYATGDASVSTGMIDSRAPAGGHRAEPVPGEPLLTVEDLRVQFTRGGRRINAVNGLSYEMVPGRLMAIIGESGSGKSVSSRALMGLLPGTATITGSIRLDGRELIGLDEKELRKLRGGDIAMVFQDPARSLNPTMKIGAQITEAVRAHADLDKKGAQDRAVELLRLVRLPAPERRFHEYPHQLSGGMRQRVMIAIALAGEPRLLIADEATTALDVTTQAQIMELLVELRERLGMAVIMISHDLGLAASYAEDVVVMYAGRAVEHAPVQTLFSNVRMPYTRALLGAIPALEREPHSMLPVTPGQPPDMSALPRGCPFRPRCPNATDKCLEHPPFLEHEPDHWYACWHPAGTELDTAPAVTAAAAPATAAAHHSTAHDQGAAQ
- a CDS encoding ABC transporter permease gives rise to the protein MALAETPLQVADNPAADQDDAVPGSRRWRGHWGIWLPGGAIVLIVGACFLGPALFGLPKPVGGNVLESYLPAGSPGHLLGTDPNGNDILSRLLHGGRASLFIAATVNIVGLVVGGTLGALSGYVGGAVDTVIMRVLDVLIAFPSLVLTLAVAQALGPSIRNTILALAFFSIPAVARVARSAVLRLRGQPFMAAAELCGTPAWRVLFKHLAPNIAPQLITFAMLGMGIVIIIEGALSFLGLGIPAPAPSWGNMVADGQLSLSATPMLVVWPSLALLLTVLSFNLLGENLRSRWSGR
- a CDS encoding ABC transporter permease; the protein is MTTATLPRVPGNRDPRVSPFRRATGSPALRLVVKRLLMAIPIMLGVTILTFWVLSLIPGNAAQQLLGAEATPEDVAQLEEQLGLNESGVSRYLSWLGNALQGDLGNSLVSGQPVSEILGDRLAVTGELVFLAFAVSLLLAVPVALLAAHKPNGVMDRISMMISTLGLSVANYVLALILVLVFAVTLGWLPAIGFAPLSDGLWANLKTMILPSAAIGLPLFCFYTRFLRGDLVDQLQQEEYVTTARAKGIGSWQVLLRHAFRNSSFGLITVVGLNLGALIGGTVIIEQIFALPGVGQMLLQAINTRDFVVVQAAVVIFALVAVLANLLVDLMYAVLDPRIRYGSR